ACAAAGCTAAACAAGCGGCCATGGATTCATCAATCGGTTGTTGATCATATACAATGGCAAGTTATATACAATGGCAGATTAAACTGAACATTTCCAGGAAATCAGGTCCTTATGATCAGTGAAATCGAGAATCTTACACGTGAGTACTATTTCGATTCGACTTCCTCTGGTTTTGGCTGGTTATCCCCCGGATTCAGGGCACCATCGACAGACTCGGACAAAGATAGCTCTTCAATCAGTTCCGTAATTGTTTGGGATGGTTTCTTGAACTGCACTAATACCATAGTCATGTTGTCACATCCCTCACCATTGGCAGTAGATGATGCTAAACAACCATCAAGAACTCTCTCGCACACAGCAGAGAGCTTTGTTTCCTGCACAGTGCACAATCAATTTCCTTCCAAGCTTTTTGGGCTATGTAAAAGTCAAAATCTGAGTCCCGCGCTATTTAGTAGTCAAAGGTTAAAAGTGGAAGTCACTCTACATAAGCCCTCCAGTCAAGGAGGCAGAACTAGAGAAGGTCTAGTCCACTTACAGAGACTAACTGTTCATGCACGAAATCCACTAGCTGCTGGCTGGACATGCAATCCCTAAAATGCACGGATTGCAAATAGAACGTCATTTGGACAACCCCACGGGTAAGGAAAACGGAAGACAAATTGACTGGGCAACACTATCTAAGAAAATTGTTGTATAGATGTCTGTAAAATATTTACTAATgtcgaaaaaaaattgagaaggaaaatccataaaaagagaataaaataatAGTTGCCGCACCCAAAACAATCTCCATGCATAACAGAGGATTAGactaatgagaaaaaaaaatgcttgtttAATGAGATCTATGAGACAAGGTAAACCGAAACTCTCTACATATCATTTCAAACAGTTCTATTAAGAAATTGATTATGGTGATGCCAATTAAACCACAACTTTGAATTCAACATTGTCGGAGGACTGTTTTAGAACCGTAGTCTAAAATGTCATCTTTCCGGTATACACGAAAAGATGTGCAATAAGATCTTTCAAAACATCACTCACAGGCGCGCATGAGGGTGCACACACAGCAGATGCTCGCATAGGCTCCAATATATATTCCACTGTGAACAGTGGGGCACAAACTTTCTTTTAATTCTTAATAGTCATATTAAAATTGGTAAGCATCATAGTGTCAGAAGATGCATACCAGATGCCATCACATGCTAGCACGATAAAATCATCATCCTCACAAAGGTCAACCTATCATAGAACAGTTCAGAGGGATAATTAGACAAATAGAAAGAGCCAGAGAAGCTTTTGAGTCAAatgcatatttatttatattgcCCATAAAAAGCAAGAACATCAACAAAATTGCCCCAGCAGATGCGAGTCGAATTATTTGAATTTAAGCATCCTACACCTAAAGTCTATCTCAAATAGCCATATATCATACAAGAGGagaaaaaatatgagaaattgtCAACTGGAAGGCAGTTCACATATCATCTCATAAATTTTGTAGCCAAAAGAGAGTAACTGCTTCAAAGATGCACGTACAGTATTTATATCTGGATTTGCAGTTACAATTTGCTTTTCAGCTGGCAGAAATTTATTTTGCTTAAATTCCACGTCACCTGCAGCAAGCAAGTGAAAACAATTACCCATTGGAAGTACAGAGATACAAAAGAAACATGTTCTTAGAGATGCTACATACAATAAAAAAGGCCTTGTGTGAAGCATTGTTTACAAAACCGGATGGGAGAACCAACCAGAAAGCCTATGGGTTCAGGCATTCACACTGGTTGACCTACTAGGTTATCAACTTATCATTGGGGTAAGTGATATTACTGGTGGCCAAGTGGTTGAAGGCTTGAAGCTCCAATGCACAGTTAGTAGTCAAAGGGAACAGTCTACACAATGCCTGGAGCATGAAATAGCAATAAACTTATTGCTCTGGGCTTGATTAAGAcagcaataatttttttcttgtcactGCTATTATAAAGATAGCTTGTGGCTAAGTGGCAAAGGGGTAACCCAGGTAGTTAGAAATTGGTCCCCATGTCAACTCTGCACCACTGCATTTGATAAGTTTTCCCCTCATTACCAGTTTGGACCGAATCTGGTCCTACTCATTTGAACCAGCTCAACCAGTTTAGTCAATTTTTTCCTACCGCATTTGATGGTCCAAACTAGACCGGAACATGAAATCATACCAAGACCAACTGCCTGATCTGGCCGGTCAGGCTCAGAAACTTCCTTTCCAATATCAAGCACAAGTATGAAAAGATGATCAGATTGAAGTTGAAATCCCAACAAAACCCAATCGTGAAAGGTCAGATACCTATAGCTCTTGCAAGATTTAAGCTTCCATTCACTCGTCCAGCACGGATAAAACCTCCAGCTTTTAGAATCCTCTCCTTTTCAGCCTCCAAATCAGGTTTGTGGTCTCGAGACAGATTGTATGCCTGTTACATGCAAGACAGAGACCAACTAGGAACAGTTCATTTGGTTGCTCAGGCCACTCACTTCATTATATATATGTTCCACATGTATAAAGCTTCACAATGGCCTATACACTTATAGTATTTGAGGACATAATATTCCTCAAATAGCAACAGAAAAAAGAATTTACTGCAGCGAAAAGTGTCCGATGAGATTGAATGATCATAAATTACCTGACCCTTTCTAGACAGGACACATCGAGAATCACCAGCATTGGCAACAACTAGTTTGTTATTTCGGATAATGGCAACGCAGGCTGTGCTCCCCGCAGTAGGTCCAGCAAAATCAGAATGAGGGCCCTGTAGAGTTACTCAACAACAAACCATAaataaggaaacaaaaaaggcaGGTAATATAGACCAcatcaaaacaagaagaaactgTTTTAATTTTCTGTTCTTTGCTGAATGCAACAAGAAATTATAGTGAGAGATAACATTTAGTGCAAATGGCAAGTACAGAAAATGAGCAAAACTGATCCCATTGCTTCTGACACATACCTCCTCAAAAGCCCAATCATCATTCTTGTCATTGCTATCTGCACCCCTTGGAGACCATATAAGTCCCTCTATCATACCTGTAAATCTGTTCATTTTATCTCCCAAAGCAGCTAATTCTCTCCAACCCCTTTGACCTCGCATCATTTCATCCATTCTGCAACAACAAAACACCATTtgcaacaaagaagaaaggacAGCATGTCAATAGCTGCTAGATATGATTAAAGTTCCAAACAATCCTACTCTTAGAATCAGAAATTAATGAGTTTTAGATCTCAAAATAGATTCGCCTGTATTATAGAACTTATCTAACGAGCTAAGAACCCAGATGAAGTTTGAGTTTCAGCAGCCAGTTTCTACTTATGACATCTTACTTCCAGAGTGCTAAAACACCCGCTGATATAAGCACATACTGCATGCACTTTGGTTCTACTCCACTCCATGCTTACAGGCAACCATCACTGACAAGTACTCCTTACACAAACAGAAACTCTGCGACTACCAAAACTTCTTCAAAGAGGATTTATCATCATGAATACATGATTAAGCAAATGGTTTTTCCCAAAGAGAGAAAGCAAAAGGAACAGAAGATTCATGGCCGAAGGAAATCACCGGAAAAAAGCTTTCTGAACGGACGTTCCTATTTCTCCGGCTGCATACGCCTCATTCTTGAGGACCTGCCGGTGAAGATAGTTGGCACAGAACTTTGCGACCACTTTCCCTGCACGAAAGAGTACTTGTCACAACAGCTATCCGACATCAAGCAGCAAAGTTAGTCTTAAGCCTTTCACTTTAGACGATATACACCAACAATTTAGGATAGCACACACAAATGGCAGAAAGACAAGACCAGTAATGTTATATATGAAGATTTAGCCCTTCTGAAGTGCACCATATCAAACACAAAACCTGGATTATTCCCTTCCCTTTAAAGAACAAACCTATAACACGAAATCTGAACTCCACTATAGCAGACAGTTTTGTTGGGAAATGCAGACCATTTTCTTGGGATCTACATTTCCTGAATTCAGTCCAGTCAATTTATTTGTCACGATTTAGCATAGACGTATTCAGATTAGAGGACAGACAGCAAATGCATAAGAGAAACCATACAGCTGGCCTCACTTAGTAGGAAATGGCTCAAAGGTGCAGTTTGGATTAGCTGTTCATTTTAGAGTATATCTACAACTCAACAAACAACTATCGTTCGTAAATTTGcaaccaatttgacaaattgggTCCCTTTCTTATTCAATTTGTCTTCAGTCATTAAAGCTGAGCCAGGAATTTCAGAAGGACAATTACATTGGCTAACGACTTTTTAACTCTGACATCATGTACAAAATGTCAAAGACTTGTTACTCTCTTCATAgatattgaaaggaaaaaaaaagatcttaaaatttatgaattatgaGGGCACTCGAACTTGAATGAAAGTACACAGTACACAAGCAATAAGACCAAATACCCACAATAACCTCCCGTCAAGAGTAAGAGGCCAACTATTCCTATTATATGATGTCTAACAAAAACATTCAATACTTTACATATATTTAGTTTgatttaaataatttcaaatggATAAGCTAAATATGAAACAATGACCCAGTAAGAACTCCTCCAAAccgaaacaaacaaacaaattgaCAGACCAAAACCGCTAACTTAGTTTAGTTTGGTTCGGACCTTTTGATTTAATAGGTTTCTTTCCTCCCAAAAGCCCTCATATAGATGTAAAGTAAAGCGACAAAGATCTTCCacaaattaaatgcaagaaaGAACCGGCATGAAGAAGTGTTTGAATCTGGTAGATTGAGCTGCTGATAAAAGCATTTCATGCATTCAGTTTCCTTCTTCAGAAATCCTATAACTTTATTCCTACATGTAGTCTTTAGTGAGAAGCTGAAGCTTACCAACAAGGCTTCCCAAGAGCTGAATTTAACAAGTCCAGACTTTGATAGACCAGTACTTTGTCGCATGTGATAACA
This genomic interval from Rhodamnia argentea isolate NSW1041297 chromosome 4, ASM2092103v1, whole genome shotgun sequence contains the following:
- the LOC115755594 gene encoding probable protein phosphatase 2C 60, whose protein sequence is MGIYLSTPKTDKFSEDGENDRVRYGLSSMQGWRATMEDAHAAYPDLDASTSFFGVYDGHGGKVVAKFCANYLHRQVLKNEAYAAGEIGTSVQKAFFRMDEMMRGQRGWRELAALGDKMNRFTGMIEGLIWSPRGADSNDKNDDWAFEEGPHSDFAGPTAGSTACVAIIRNNKLVVANAGDSRCVLSRKGQAYNLSRDHKPDLEAEKERILKAGGFIRAGRVNGSLNLARAIGDVEFKQNKFLPAEKQIVTANPDINTVDLCEDDDFIVLACDGIWDCMSSQQLVDFVHEQLVSETKLSAVCERVLDGCLASSTANGEGCDNMTMVLVQFKKPSQTITELIEELSLSESVDGALNPGDNQPKPEEVESK